DNA from Pecten maximus chromosome 18, xPecMax1.1, whole genome shotgun sequence:
taagacCTCCCAAGCTGTATGTGCCATCTACGCTTGCCTTGAATGATtacaacaaaaatgaaacaacTTTCAGGGAATATCATTACTGATATTCGTAACAGTGTTAATGGAATGTTGATTAAAGTGTTTGTTACtagtatataaaaaaaaaatggtgatATGTTGGTTAGAGTGTATGTTGATAACACATAGCAGCATAATGATGAAATGTTGACTTGACATATAGattacatgtaacaaaatgatgaaattttgactagacATATAGattacatgtaacaaaatgatgaaattttgaCTTGACATATAGattacatgtaacaaaatgatgaaattttgactagacATATAGattacatgtaacaaaatgatgaaattttgaCTTGACATATAGattacatgtaacaaaatgatgaaattttgactagacATATAGattacatgtaacaaaatgatgaaattttgaCTTGACATATAGATTACATGTAACAAatgatgaaattttgactagacATATAGattacatgtaacaaaatgatgaaattttgaCTTGACATATAGattacatgtaacaaaatgatgaaattttgactagacATATAGattacatgtaacaaaatgatgaaattttgaCTTGACATATAGattacatgtaacaaaatgatgaaattttgactagacATATAGattacatgtaacaaaatgatgaaattttgaCTTGACATATAGattacatgtaacaaaatgatgaaattttgaCTTGACATGAAGatgatttgtaaaaaaaagtgttaaagGAATGTTGGTTACGtatgtaaataacaaaaaaagttGATGGAATATTGATTAAAGTGTAcgttaataaaataaaaaagttaatGGGATAATGGTAAGATTTGTGTTTTGTTAATGATATAGCATTAAGTGGTGTTATCTACACCGTAAGTggtcaaatattatattttatcaaactaAAAATACATAAATCACTAGCTAAATTAGATAAGTTTTAATCACTGTGGAGGTTTGCATCGATGTGACTCTTCTACTAAAACAGTACATTTTATAGGAAAAGTGAATATAATGTAATTATCAATGTCTCCAAAATAGATCGATCTGCGATCACCAAATTTCATCACTATTTGCATCACCGCAATTTTTGCCATCCATCCAAATATCAACAACTGGACTTTTCTAGGTTTTAAGCAATCGTAATATCAATATCGCACAAGCTGGAGACCTAAACACAACATCGTTAATGAACAAACGAGGTGTAAACAGTGTTAAACCTTTGTACCGGGACTGGAGTggaatatcattataaataaGGCCGCTGTGTATTATTGTGTTCCCTTATACAGGATCTTCTCGATTGTAGACTTAGAATTACGAAAATGAGGTCAGATGGATCAAATTATGAAAgttattatatttgtgttagtGTGTTGAGAACTGTTACACAAATCTACTTGAATGAAGGATCATTGATGGTCCATTATCGGGATAATAAACTACAGTTCGAAAACAATTACCTTTTATAAATACCATTATAGCCTACAGTCTTTAGCTTTCCTTCACTTTCATTCAAAAAACGCTCGGGGAGTGATTCCTTAATTAAAACTAACCCGGGGACGTATAGTAAAAAGAGGCAGACGACAGACCATCGTCATACAAGAAGGATCGGAATGGTAAGTGCTCACAGAGACGAAATGACTTGTATGATACGAaatgacctgtatgataactcACTGGGTTAAACCGGAGACGAAATGACTTGTATGATAACTCACTGGGCTAAACCGAAGACGAAATGACCGTTGTGATAACTCACTGGGTTAAACCGGGGGTTGTTTTCTATGATTCTTAATTCTTAGCAAAGTTACTTCAATCCAAACAAAAGGACTTTTTTGAGTCTTGTAGAATTGTCAGTTTGGTCATTCAACACATCAAGGAAGAATCATGATCCTGTAATAGTTGTAGATACCTGGTCATGTCCTCGTCTTGTCGATTGTTTATTGTAACTTTAGTTTTAATTAACTTACAACTCGTGTATCCGTTATACACATTCATACCAGGTTTGAATACAATCAAACATCTATGTTTAAACCATCTTAAATCTATATTTCCGAAAAACCAATGCTCAAAGAAATggcagttatgacgtcatggAAAACACGcgtgatataaatatatacatcagtaatgtattgtTTCCATCAGGATGATGCCTTTGACACCCTGTATTTATGGTAAGAGCAGTAACTGCCGATGGTCACGTTCTCCGATATGATTATAATCATGTGATCAATGTATGTGACACCGAAACTGTTTCAAGTGTCTCGTAATTATGTTAATGAAAACTTTCCGCCATGGCAACTGTTACGCGGGGACTATTTTTGTGTTTATTGTATATGTGACCCCGCGTGCACATATACTTGTAGCATTTCTTGTATAAATAACGGTATTAGGGTCAGCATTTAGACTACCTTTTATTTATACGGTTTGAATGTTTCCTGGTATCGTATGCTACAGTATATGTATGGTCGCGGATTTATAGGGCTTGTGATTCGGCTCTATTATTCATACGCTAACGGCAGTTTTGTGAAAGCATATAAATAGCATACATGTTCATGATCGATCACCAGGACAACAAGATGTGGTGTGTTTATGTGTGTTTGATTGTGGTGGTTTCCGCACAAACCATTAACAAGAAGGCTATAGAAGAGGCTAAAGCGGAACAGAGAATTCTTGGAAATATCCAGCCAATAGTAGTCGGATATGTGTCAGAAAGTCTTCAAATCGCCAACGAACGACTCGAGGAAAGGTTCAGCAACCTTGAAAAACGATACGACGAAAGGATCCAACAAATTGAATCTGATGCCAAAAAAGGTCAGTAAGGAAGGAGTGAATCGATATAAActtgttatattattttaaatacttacctatattacgttgagtaaccaagtcgtaaatgatgacgtcatcaattttgacgcacatttcaaggagcattgaagatggtgcgatgaaaaactttcataaaaacttacgttTAGTtacaagtatgtgagaaaaataatcaaccatgggtctgttccgcgaacaaggatatctcaaccgtCGTGtcagagtttggctggccagcactcggcaagcctcgtgctgactggccaaactctaACACTCGGGTtaagatatccctgtccacggaacagacccatgatagattctattaatctcccTTCAAGATTTATGCATTTTGgaatttgttgttttaacaAGCATTTACTGTTGGTTTTGATTTAACAATAACGAAAAAAATGctaaataagataaataaataaactcgGTAGCTAATTCATCTCTATTTCTTTACTTAGAAGAAAATATCTCATAATTGATTGACTACTAACAGGCAATGTTTATTTAGATGTATTTTAAGGCCTCCGCATAACACTTTATATAACTGTATTCGAGAATAAAATATAAGACAGCTGTTTGCTTCCTTTACCCACTTAAAGGTAACAAAGGAGTGGTATTTACAAGATGGGGAAGGAAAGATTGTCCACCAGGCAACACCAGTGTGGTTTACTCAGGTAAGTACCACTACAATAATTTCATTATGttaataatttcttttattgcatgttgccagtgaaatatagaaactTATCAACCTAATAAAActcatattttcactgcagtgatgagcagtgaaaaaaaagattttgcagtgaaaatatatttttttagtttttgaccaatcagagcgaaccttaGTATTCACCTCTTTAAAGCGAAAAAAGATAAATTGGTTactttgctgtatttctgaaatattcagactagtttctgacaaaatactcacttgacgttagctattagCTGAATGctgcactttttgacactattaaatttagattttaagtatttaaattgcaataaaaaggaaatataaTGGTTTTAcgttaaatataacacatatttcactcacaatgacagaatatttcgatgtTTTTCACTCATGCTTCGCACTCGTGGAagtatcgatattctgtcatacttgtgaaatatcttacattaaacgggaaaccattcaatatcctctttATATAACATAGAAGAGACATGACAAAAGTTAATTTGATGACTTGTGCCCTGACCGAGCCTCGAATTCACGATCTACGAGGGCACTTCATCACTTGGCCAGATATACCCGAAGCTTACAACACTACACCAAGTCTACATCCCCACAATAGGACGGCTCGGTGTGACAGTGATGAACGGCCCTATACTCTGATATGATGGTAGTGGCAAATCGTccattagatgatatgaatacatgtactgcattgtgtagaaatatatattacatcaactCAATACATAACACTAAAAAAACGAAATTCTAACACATAGTATATGTGATCAATTACGTTATTGATGTAATGAATTGAGCAGAGAGGTCCATCAAATAACAACTGATCCTGATCAATGATAAAATACAGAATGGAAGCATGTAAAACTGAAACTGACCCAAGGGAATTCTGAAATACAGAATGGAGGTGATCTCGACTTTTTTTCTACTCCTACATTTTACAAACAGGGTGTGGTGTGATGTTATAGGGTGTGATGGTGATAGTATAGGGTGTGGTGTGATGTTATAGGGTGTGGTGTAATGTTATAGGGTGTGGTGTAATGTTATAGGGTGTGGTGTGATATTATAGGGTGTGGTATAATGTCAGAGAGTGTGGTGTTATGTTAGAGAGTGTGGTGTAATGTTATAGGGTGTGGTGTAATGTTAGAGAGTGTGGGTGTGATATTATAGGGTGTGGTATAATGTTATAGGGTGTGGTGTGATGTTATAGGGTGTGGTGTGATATTATAGGGTGTGGTGTAATGTTATAGGGTGTGGTGTGATATTATAGGGTGTGGTATAATGTTATAGGGTGTGGTGTGATATTATAGGGTGTGGTGTGATATTATAGGGTGTGGTGTGATATTATAGGGTGTGGTATAATGTTATAGGGTGTGGTGTGATATTATAGGGTGTGGTATAATGTTATAGGGTGTGGTGTAATGTTATAGGGTGTGGTGTGATATTATAGGGTGTGGTATAATGTTATAGGGTGTGGTATAATGTTATAGGGTGTGGTGTAATGTTATAGGGTGTGGTGTAATGTTATAGAGTGTGGTGTAATGTTATAGGGTGTGGTATAATGTTATAGGGTGTGGTATAATGTCAGAGTGTGGGTATGTTATAGGGTGGTGGGTAAGTTTGAGGGTGTGGGTGTTATGTTAGAGAGTGTGGTGTGCTAATTTCGGGTTGTGGGTGTCTGAAGTATGAGGGTGGTGGTCTAGTATGGGGTGGGTGGGGTGTGGTGTAATGTTATAGGGTGTGGTTTTTGTGATATCATAGGGTTGTGGTGTGATATTATAGGGTGTGGTGCGTGTTGTAATGTATAGGGTGTGGATAATGTTAGAGGGTCGTGTGTATTTAGAGGTTGTGGTGTAATGTTATATAGGGTGGTGGTGTAATGTTTCTAGGGGATCCTGTGGTGTGATAGTATAGGGTTGTGTGGTTTGCTGTGAATATTATAGGGTTGTGGTTGTGAATATTATAGGGTTGTGGTTGTAATGTTATAGGGTGTGGTTTGTGATATTATTATGGGTGTGGCTTATAATGTTAtagggtgtggtgtggtgtgatACTTATAGGTGTGTGGTGTGATATGGGTGATATTATAGGGTGTGGTGTAATGTTATAGGGTGTGGTGTAATATTATAGGGTGTGGTGTAATGTTATAGGGTGTGGTGTAATGTTATAGGGTGTGGTGTAATGTTATAGGGTGTGGTGTAATGTTATAGGGTGTGGTGTAATGTTATAGGGTGTGGTGTAATGTTAGAGGGTGTGGTGTAATGTTATAGGGTGTGGTATAATGTTATAGGGTGTGGTGTAATGTTATAGGGTGTGGTGTAATGTTATAGGGGTGTGGTGTAATGTTAGAGAGTGTGGTGTAATGTTATAGGGTGTGGTATAATGTTATAGGGTGTGATGTAATGTTATAGGGTGTGGTGTAATGTTATAGGGTGTGGTGTAATGTTATAGGGTGTGGTATAATGTTATAGGGTGTGGTGTGATGTTATAGGGTGtggtataatgttataatgtGTGGTGTCATGTTACTGTTTTCCAGGATCTGCCGGCGGATCGTTTTATGACCACGTGGGAGCCGCAGCCGAATACGTGTGCATGCCACATGATCCAATATGGGGGCCCAACAAGGAGATGTATTCAAACGAGAATGTTGGCTACATGTATGGTGCCGAGTACCAGAATCCGATCACTTTGTTTGGCGTCTCAAATTATGCAATGGACGTTCCTTGTACTGTCTGCCTGGATACCCATCACTCCACCCTCCTCATGATCCCGGGTAGGACGGAGTGCTACCCCGGATGGACGGAGGCTTATCACGGGGATCTAGCCTCTGGTCGGCATGACTATAAGGCGGCGTCCGAGTATGTCTGTGTTGATGAGAATCCACAGTCTCTGGCCAAGGGATTGGATGACGATGGTAAACTGTTTTATGGTGTCAAGGCTAAATGTGGGACATTGCCTTGTCCGCCGTATGAGGACGGAAAGTTTCTTTCCTGTGTTGTTTGTCTGAAGTGAGCCACTGCATTAAAAGGTTTCACAGTTTAACTTTATGTTTGTATgagaaaataaagatattttcaacaaaGTTAACCTCTTTCATCGTCTAGTAACTGCACATAATTGTATAATCTCCGAATTCAGCTATTTACCACCTAAATAGCTAACAACACATGCATGCATTGGACAATGCAGAATTTCTTACGATAAAACAATACTGAGTATTGGATAGAATTTTTACCACCTTCAAGCATTGGTCAATTTATTAACTTAACAACACTTGTTATTGGCTATAGAGAAGATCAATTACATTCTAGAAAATGTTGTAAATAGACAAACTGCATTATGAAATTTCAAAGGTACAAATATTGTTATAGGGAGTATCAGTAACTAGTTACGTAGCTACTTTCTATCAATCATACTGATCAGTCCATATCTTAGCCTAAAGTGTATACGCCCGACCTGAAAGACATCGCATATATTCAAAAAGGGAAGGTTTCGAAATTATTGTACAAATGTTACAGAAATGCATAGAAATTTTGTAAACATGAAAGCTCTTGAAATTACTGTATGAGTGTTATGAAAATGCTTATACAAATTTGGTAAATATGCTAAACAGGAGTGAGCTCACGAACGATGCTCGTGAAGTCATCTACGCTTCCGATCAATTTGCAGTTCCAAATTCCAATGACTTCTGCTTTTTAAAAATCCGACGAAGCCAAGAGGTCTTACCTAAATGATGTAGATGTTTCGCTTCATACCGAGCTTCCACATTAATGCTTTAATAAGGCCAATGCCTAAaagggagcctgaagttggttccgagttccgagttccgtttaagtacAACGGAACgcggaaccagttccgagttccgtttaagaaaaaaagaaatactatgaattagctttattgattaaggtcccagttccgagttccgtttaagaaaaactgaaatactatgtattagctttattgattaaggtcccagttccgagttccgtttaagaaaaacggaactgggaaccagttccgagttccgattaagaaaaactgaaatactatgtattagctttattgattaaggtcccagttccgaattccgtttaagaaaaactgaaatactatgtattagctttattggtattggtcccagttccgagctccgtttaagataaacggaactaggaataAGTTTCCAAATTCATTCAAGAAAATATTCTAcgtactttatctcaatataaGACCCAATGAGTGCAAGGACACTTATCAGTCAGGTATAaactttacgggacttggtcTTTGCtcccagttccgtttaaaataaatgaatctAGAAACTATgtccgagttccgtttaagaaagTATTGCATGCGTTGTAACTTCGGGGAAAAagctggttcctagttccgtttatcttaaacggaactcggaactgggaccaaaaccaatcaagctaatacatagtatttctgtttttcttaaacggaactgggaactggcaccaaaacccgtaaagctaaTAGAttgcagttccgtttttcttaaacggaactcggaactggttcctagttccgttttacttaaacggaactcagaaatgggaccaaaactcgtaaagctaatacattgcagttccgttttttttaaacggaactcggaactggttgCTAGTTCCgattttcttaaacggaactcggaactgggaccaaaaccaaaaaagctaatacatagtatttcagtttttcttaaacggaactcggaactgggaccaaaaccaatcaagctaatacttaatatttcagtttttcttaaacggatctcggaactgggaccaaaaccaataaagctaatacataatatttcagtttttcttaaaagGAACTcagaactgggaccaaaactcgtaaagctaatacattgcagttccgtttttcttaaaccgaactcggaactgggacccaaaccaataaagctaatacatagtatttcagttttttcttaaacggaactcggaactaagataaacggaactcggaactggttccgagttccgttttacatAAACGGAACTCGCTACTCGCAACTCGGAACCCACTTCAGGCTCCCTGTTTGGGACGATTGTTCTTAAGAAGGGAATATCGAAGAATTCAACAAGAAGCCAGCCAGCCACCCTATTCGTAACTTAACGacaatttacataatttaatttcaaaggTACTTATTGTTGTAGCGGATAGAAATGATTAGTAACAGTAAATTACAGTCTGAGCAATTTTTCTATTTTCACACATTTTTCGGTCAACACCAGGTAAAGTCCAGATAAAACAAACGTGTTGTCACGAACGATGCCCATGACGTCATTTCTACTTCCGATGCAAAATTCCAAGGACATTTCGACTACACCAACAGGCTTTACCTAATGCGATGAATACGTTTCGCTTCTGTGAGTCATTCCGTGCTTGTCACTTGAGAGTTAAAAGCgaaattacatgtacttattatCTAGTATTTCTATCACATGCTGACAAAGAGGTCATCTGTGCTTTCGGAGCATTtatggttgtttgtgtgtggggGTAAATGGAAAGGCAAGGACAGAGGATCGAggaatttaacaaaatatatgcCAGCCACCCTATACGTTGCATAACGACAACTCACATAAAGGAAATGTCCAAGGTACTTATTGGTGTTTATAGTTCAGGTCTGACCAACTTttctatttttatacattttttttcggTCAACACCAGGTAAGATCTAGGTAATGGGTGATCAATTATTATTTTGTCAGTTTTAAGTCTAACAGTTCACGATATCAGTATGGCACGCCAGATGCAATTGAAGTTCTTGATAATGGAAGAGGAGGCCATTTTCTCGTTAACGTTGGACACAAATTTAGACCTAGACACAAAAAGGGAACAGAGTGTAATTGGAAGGTGTTCACAGATATCTTGATTATACATCATCGTTAACAACTGCAAATAATATTCCAGGTGGGAATTGTGGACAAAACCACAATCATCACTCTGACACTTGCTGCTGATGTATATGTGGTTATTTTATAGCAAAGATGAAGAGAGGAGATCACCCACGTGTCACCGTTGTATGATGAAGAACTATTAATGAATAGATAGTGCGATGGTGATGTGGAGAGACGTTGATAGAGTAAATACCTGATTTGGTAAAAGTTCCTCTGTATAATCAGAGAATGAGGACTATCCCAAAGCTGTCAGCTTCAGAAAAAAGATTCTCTTATGAGAATAGGTAAATTGACAAAGACTTTTAATTGATCATTCAATCATTTTTGGAGACAATTGATTCCTGTTTACCGGCTGTATACATTACATGGTCGTGTACAGGAAACTTTGTTTCCTTTTATTTGTGAACTGCTTCCAAACAAAGCTGGACATTTAACAAGTGACAGTTGCCATGTCAGGACAGAAACGAACATACAATTCTCCCGACGGTCAGCATTATTTGACTTTGAACTTGCTGTAAAAAATGTCTTTATAGTTGTGTTCCCATCAgtcactttatatatattatcatatttctTCATAAAATGAAGTCTTATCTACTCTGATtgttaaatcaaattaaatcttGGTGCTGTAACAGGGTAAAAAATCTTGTAAGAAAGCTGGTTAACCTATGTCTACCTTGGCTGCCAGTGTTGTGAAAGTAAGCACACGTGTTTAAGGTAGCAGTAAAGAGAACCTATTCCAATCTGGCCAGCCTTTTTCTTTGCGCTTTTCAGTTTAAAATCCAAAAGTTTGATAGTCTGAACGACACCTTCGTAATGTAGACTTTCACACACGTATCCATTAGATTGTAGTAGCTACACTCGACACCACAGACATAGCAGATATTCAAAAAAGGTTGTCTTTTTGAAATTATTGCAAAAATCTTGCATACATAAAATAAAACGCTGGAAATTACTAACCatgttaatgtattataaatGTCTTGTAAATCATTCTTTTATTTGTCAGTGAATACAATGTTTAGATATTATGTCAACGTTCAAATGAAATACCCGAGGAACACTTTGTAGGTAACGTGCAGGTCAACAGCCGTAATAGTTTCCTTGAAATAAAAGGTGTAGGACGAGGAAGCTGTTTGTGGCTGACTATGGGAGGGACTCTGGTTTGTGGCTGACTACGGGAGGGACTCTTAGGTTTGTGGCTGACTATGGGAGGGACTCTTTGGTTTGTGGCTGACTACGGGAGGGACTCTTTGGTTTGTGGCTGACTCTACTACGGGAGGGACTCTTTGGTTTGTGGCTGACTCTACTACGGGAGGGACTCTTTGGTTTGTGGCTGACTACGGGAGGGAACTCTTTGGTTTGTGGCTGACTACGGGAGGGACTCTTTGGTTTGTGGCTGACTACAGGAGGGACTCTTTGGTTTGTGGCTGACTACGGGAGGGACTCTTTGGTTTGTGGCTGACTACGGGAGGGACTCTTTGGTTTGTGGCTGACTACGGGAGGGACTCTTTGGTTTGTGGCTGACTACGGGAGGGACTCTTTGGTTTGTGGCGGATTCCACTAGGGGAGTAACTTTCCACTCATCAATATAGGTAAAGATGCCTTTAGTTCAACAAGTTTCTGTTCAGGTAACTGCAGGGAGAGATTATTCCATAAATAATCCGATAATGAAGAcgtcacacatacacacacaacagGATGAGAAGATGTATATGGAGGGTCGTAGGTTTAAGAGGTCAGTTACTAAAGCCTTCATCACAAAATCCGCTGCATAGCAACAGCAAGATGGCAGAACCTCCTAAGCAGCCTCAACATCCCCACCAAACCCATCCCCTCCATCCTCATTTTCTCATCAATTCACGGTGGTAGGGACTCCTAAACCTCTGGATTAATCCTTGTATTCCCCATTGATGTCACTCGCAGGCATATGACACCCTTTCAACTAAACATCTTGCGcttaaattaaaatgttttaacttgCAAGATCATGGTCCTTCCAATTTGTTGTCAATAATATTAACTAACAATATGTTAAAATTAACAAACCGCACCCAACACCGAATGAAAGGGAAAGCACGATATGTTCAGATAGAGAGAAACAATGCGACATTActtgtttgtatgtatttgaATGtgaaagtttgtttgtttgtttagttttctttaacgtcctattaacagccatggtcatttaaggacgtgccaggttttggaggtggaggaaagccggagtacccggagaaaaaccaccgacctacggtcagtacctggcaactgcccgacgttggtttcgaactcgcaacccagaggtggattGAAAGAGAGAACGACAGAGTATACTAGTTAAGAGTGGTAAACGACTGATATAAGAGAGCAATAATcatgataatgataaaaatgtacaaCGGTgaaatacttttatatattttttgttaaaaagcAATAAAAGACAAACTAAATATTATAAACATGGTCCAACCAACGGTAAACAGCCAATAATGagtacaaaaaaaacaaaaaaaaacagatggCGTTCTGTGTGTATCTCCAACTACGGAGATACGGCTCAAGTACTCGAGTATAAGAATTAAAGGATACAGTAACATCTGTAAGATCAGAGACAACTGATACTTTTGAAGTTCCAGTAGTGTGGAAAAATATCTATTTAGACAAGTGGTACTTCTCAGTTCCGGTAGTGTGGTAGTAGACCTATTATACAAGTGGTACTTCTGGAGTTCCGGTAGTGTGGTAGTAGACCTATTAGACAAGTGATACTTCTGGAGTTCCGGTAGTGTGGTAGTGTACCTATTAGACAAGTGATACTTCTGGAGTTCCGGCAGTGTTGGAATAGACCtattgatttgttttgaaagggATTTTGCTGTTATTGCGATATCTTCACAAGAGGTGCAGTTATCGTTGCTATTAAGATACCAAAATGAGAAGATCTGGGGTAGGGAATATTTGCAAGATGTAAAGTTGTTATGGAGATATTAAAACAAGAGGACCTGAGGTAGGGTACATTGTTGAGATGTAGAGTTGTTAAAGAAATATCTAAACAACAGTATCTGAGGTAGGGAATACCTGTAAGATGTATAATTGTGAGATGTACAGTTGTTATTGTGATATCTTAACAAGACTATCTAAGGTAGCGggataaaatgtatttgtaggatgtatatttataaacaagagAATCTTAGGTAGGAAATACTTGTAAGATGTATAGTTGTTATGAAGATATATAAAAAGATTATATGGATGGAGTAGTATGATGCAATGTGTTATTTCACTGTGAGAGATGAATAACTTGAACAGATGTTATGATAAGCATAGCTTTTGACTGtcaattttttcccaaaaaaaggCAAGAAGTGACTTTTTGattaaaaacttatttttgAATAACGCAAAATCTGTGCTTTATTGTTTTGACTTGATTTCCAACCAACCCGTGTGCTGTATTTGAGATACACATCAAGTTTTCAGATTCATATCAAATTAacttactgtatatattaataaaatatgttttaataaacaCTATTGCAGTTTGACGTCCGACGTTTCCCGGGGCTAGTATCAACGTTGTCATTGCCCCTGTTCTTATTATAGGAACATGACATTAAATAAATTTGacataaatttaattttagatgAATAAAGACGCTTATCCTTCCCGAATACCtggtattattttcttttaaataggTTTGTCATAGATTAATCGATTGTGAATTAGAGATACGGTTTTGACGTTACGTCGGTGATCATGCGTTGTGTCAGAATATGACCCAACCTCCATCCCATTAATTTTGATTAATCGATTGTGAATTAGAGATACGGGTTTTTGTCTTTACGTCGGTGATCTTGCGTTGTGTCAGAATATGACCCAACCTCCCCACATCTTTAACTATATATGCCCTATTTAACACTATGCCTAAATTAAGGCAACAATTAGGAGACCACTTTCAGTGAACCTTGTGACTGGtatttgttacattgttattcaCTGTCAATATTGCCACGCTAAGTGCCAGTAAAGATGGATATCATCTAAAACGGATGTGGCCACTTTTTTATCACATGcattagataaatatatatgaaaatggtGAAATGATACCGCGCACTCTATCAGCTGATTCATATATTGTGTACTTAAATCTGATCTTTGTGTTATTTGTTTTTGGACTGGGAAAAAAATGTGGCAATTGTGGATTTTCTTTTCTGTGTCA
Protein-coding regions in this window:
- the LOC117316857 gene encoding short-chain collagen C4-like, translated to MDNKMWCVYVCLIVVVSAQTINKKAIEEAKAEQRILGNIQPIVVGYVSESLQIANERLEERFSNLEKRYDERIQQIESDAKKGNKGVVFTRWGRKDCPPGNTSVVYSGSAGGSFYDHVGAAAEYVCMPHDPIWGPNKEMYSNENVGYMYGAEYQNPITLFGVSNYAMDVPCTVCLDTHHSTLLMIPGRTECYPGWTEAYHGDLASGRHDYKAASEYVCVDENPQSLAKGLDDDGKLFYGVKAKCGTLPCPPYEDGKFLSCVVCLK